The Syngnathus typhle isolate RoL2023-S1 ecotype Sweden linkage group LG14, RoL_Styp_1.0, whole genome shotgun sequence genome segment TGCTTTGTCCTAATCCGTGGCCGCCACTTTCTCCGTATGTGATTGCGTGACCCGCTAACCCGCTTTAGCGCTCGACTTCTGAGACACGCCGCTAGCCAGCACATCAGTCCGTTGCCGATTTGTGTAGCCCACATTTGATGACAATCTGGGTCCATCTTTGTGTTCATGAAAGCGAGCCAAACTTCGGTGGACGCCGGATTACATGACATCGTAGCTCGGTGAACTTTGCAAAATGTTGTAACGTGAGACAAAACTCCTCCGGATTGCAACACGTCTGGATTGTGAATTGACTcagatttgtggaaaatatgtgATGGCAGATTTTATTCTTTGGTTTGGGACGGACTGAAAGGAGACACGGTAGACTCATGGAAGAACGAGTTTTACAACGCGTATGAGCTGTTGCGAGCTGAAATGATTTGTCTTCTTCTAAGTGGGTGTGCTCCACAACCTCTCAAGTTGACTTGCGCTACTTTTACCAATGTGGGCCAGTTCCTTTTTcaaaaagttttcccctttttaaAAATACTATTTTACATTACAACCAGATGTCTGAGCCTATAATTTTGCCCGCTACATGTCCAAACCTCAAGTGACGTGTGTGCTGAGTACGTAGTAATTAGTTAGTTGGCCCAGAGAAAATAAACCCAGAAGAAGCCTGCCAGGAGCCACACTTGGCCACACTTCTTGCTCTCGTTGATGGGAACGCACCGCTGTTTGCCGTTATTTGTTATATAGTGTGAAAAAATGACGCTTTAATAATTGCTATATAAATCCTCTTGGTCTCTGTAGAGCCCGACCACCCAAACAAGTAAATAAATGACTGAAAAACATGTTCAGAATTTTTCTGGATGATGTCATGTTCCAGATATTTTTATTCTACCCCACGCGATTTCTCTGCCCATGAATTGGCAGAGCAACTTTGAACTTCAAGCAAGAGTTCAGACCTCCGCCAAAGCTCGTCACCGGAGTGCGATATCTTTTGCACATCACATCTCGTCAGATCATCAGTTCTATTTGGTTTAAGTCTGATTTAGGCAATTCGAAAACTATTCTTCCATTGAGGCCATTGTTGAATTTGGATGAATGCCGTTTATGCAAACTCTTCATCAGATATgtcgaagtttttttttttgttttttttaatattgctgtTGACACTGGGATGAGATTATTactaatatttgttttcttttcttttttttgtctcgttCTTTCAGCCGAGAGCTTTAGGGCAGGATCTTCTCTCGGAGGTGTTCCTCCGAGGCAACCTCATTGAGAGTGATTACTTTGGGCTGGAGTTTCAGAACATGCAGATGAGCTGGGTGTGTAGATTCATgtcggcgcacacacacactgaacaaACTGTCAAAGGCTTCCAAATTTTGACAGCTCGGCAATGACGATAagtattgtttaaaaataactttttaaaCAATTTGGAGCCAAAATTCccatgtcccaatacttttgcctgTATAATTGTACAATCCAGGCCAGTGGTGATTTCTGTTTGTGTTCATTCAGTTTTGGCTGGAGCCCACCAAGCTCATTGTGAAGCAAGTCCGAAGTAAGTTCGAATAACATTAATATGAATTTAATAACACAGGATACGGTGTCatctaatgttttgtttttgtttttcaggaccGGCAAATTCTCTGTTTAGACTGGCTGTGAAATTCTTCCCCCCAGACCCCGGTCAGCTGCAGGAGGAGTTCACCAGGTCCTAAATTACAAACTCACAAATCACAACAATGAACCAGCCAACTCTGGACTTGACTTTGCATTGTACACACAATCTGACTCGGCTTATTTTGACACTAAACATGCGTTtcattatccccccccccccccccctttttttttttttttttttgtaggtactTGTTCTCCCTGCAGATGAAAAGGGATTTGATGGAGGGACGCTTGATCTGCACAGAAAACACCGGAGCCCTCATCGCCTCTCACCTCGTCCAATGTACACTAAAAAACATTTGGTTATCATCATGTCATGCGagtagaaaatgcaatttctggaggaATGCAATATGGTGAACACGAGAAATGGAAtaatccctccctcccgcctttCATCCCCAGCCGAGATCGGCGACTACGACGCGGCCGCCGACCGAGACTTCCTGATGAATAATAAGCTGTTGCCGTACCAAGAGAAGGTCCTGGAGGCCATTGTGGACTTCCACCGCAGACACTTGTAAGTCTATGGCCTTTATCATTTGTATTTCATATGCATTTATATTAATtacattgaatgttttttttcctatggttaattatttatttttgtttttacttattTCATgatccttgtttttttttgttaggtggtttatttgttcttatttgaattgttttttattaaatCCAGTGACTCTCTTTGGCGTCTTGAGTTGGTAAAGAGTGCATTTTTGCACTTTTCCCACCTCCCTTCTCCTCCAACAGTGTCTTTTCAACCCTCTGCACTAGTTTACTAATCTTTTCCCTCGTTTGCCAGAGTTGGAAGTACAAGGAGCCTAATCCCCCCCCCATCCTCCTCCGTCTCCCTCTCGGTCCTCACTATATTAGCCTTAAGGCCAGTAGGGCAGCAGGGGAGGGCGCTAAGGAGATTTAACCGCTTAACGGATCACCCAAAATTAGAATGTGGTGATGATTGGTCAGATATGTCCGCCTAACATGCTTTGTaatctttttgtttattttcattcaaattgGTTTTAGTTGCTTGTATCGCACGTGAAAGTCGGGATAAGCTAGGTTAGCATAGCCTTAAATGTAAAAGTGGCTCAGGGATGGAGTTTTGCAGCACTCCATTTATTATTGTCCAGTTTGAGGAGTGCTGGTGTGTTTTTAACCCCATTCAGTGGCCAGACCCCCGCCGAATCCGACTTCCAAATCTTAGAGATTGCCCGCAAGTTGGAGATGTACGGCGTGCGCTTCCACCCGGCGGCCGACCGGGAAGGCACCAAGATTAACCTGGCCGTGGCTCACATGGGCCTTCAGGTGTTTCAGGTGATTTTCCGTTCGCTCACGTGTGCTTCGTTGGAGTGACAATCCTGCCTGAATACACCCGGGTTTGTTTTCCAGGGCCACACCAAAATAAACACCTTCAATTGGTCCAAGATTCGCAAGCTGAGCTTCAAGAGGAAGCGCTTTCTGATCAAGCTCCACCCGGAGGTTCACGTACGTACGAAAACACATCGGTGACTGATCTCAGGTCAGATTTGATGGACGCGGTCTCTCTCGTGGTTCCAGGGCCCACATCAAGACACTCTGGAGTTCATGATGGGCAGCAGGGACCAGTGCAAGGTCTTCTGGAAGATCTGCGTGGAGTATCACTCCTTTTTCCGTCTCTTTGACCAACCCCAACCAAAACCCAAGACCCTACTTTTCACCAGAGGCTCTTCTTTCCGATACAGGTGTGCTCGGCTTGGTTTTGTAACTCCGCCTCCCTCTTTTCATTGATACGCTGAGAAAGACTTTGGCAATTCGACTGATAAGCAAACAATGTTTTCAAGTGATTGATGGTAGTTTGGTCTTTTCAGTGGGCGCACGCAGAAGCAGCTTGTGGAGTACGTGAGGGAAAACGGAGCCAAGAGGACACCGTATCAGAGGTGTGTGTTGATTTGAAACGGACCCGTTAGTTGACTTTTGTCGCAATATCTTAGCGATACCTCGATTTGGCAGGAGGAACAGTCGAGTCCAAACGTCATCTCGCTCTCTTACCATAGATGTGCCAAAACAGGTCAGTCACTTTGATTCTTCTCTGAAATGAACTAGCTACGACAGTATTGAAGCTTCTAGTAACAAGAACgaacatttaaattgttttctaAAGGTAACTTTATCACGGTCTTGTGTTGCGGTCTCCAGAGCTTGTCGTTCAACGAGCGTCTCCGGACGCCGTGCTCGCCTCCTTCGTCCTCGCTGTCCTTCCACTCGCCGCACGTCACCGGCCCGCGCAAAGACCACCACCTGGCTCAGCAGCAGCCGCCTTCGCCCGCCATGCCGTCCTCGCCGGCGTCCCCTCAGCAGCCGCCTCACATCCCCCCGAAGGAAGGAGTCGTCAACGGCGCCAATTCCCCGACTCACTGCTCTTTCCCAGGTGCTCCCACCTCCGCTCACCTCAGCCCCGCGTTTGCGTGTGTCAAAGGTGGCAGCCTGCAGTTGCAGGCGCCCCAAAATGAGGCTAGTAAGTCTTTTGCCAggagggcaggcaggcagggagttCTCACACCCGAGGCTTTCGAGGCCGAGCTTTTGCGTACCAAACAAATGTTCTCGCCGCTGCGCGTCACCGAGGAGTTTATCGATGACGACCCCACGCAAATGTCCTTCTACGGGGGCGGGGTGGAGGCCTACCCTTACGGGCACGGTGACAACGTGGAGCAGTTTGACTGCGAGTCGCCTAAGAACGGGCTCTTCGGTATGGAAGACCTGAGCGGCAGCGTCAACCTCTTCCCCGACAGCGTGGTGGGTCATTCCGAGACCAGCTCCTTGCTCAACAACCGGTCCGAGTGCAGCTCCCTGGACAACCTAGGGCTCAGCTCCGCCGGCGAGTCCATGTCGGCCGTTCCCGACTCGGCCTCTTCTTTGCGCCTGCCGGGCTCCGACGTCCAATCGGAGGCCAGCTCCATGGTCAATTTCCCGGCGTGCTCGGTGCGCTCCGAGAGCAGCTCGGCCATGCAGTTCAGCGACTTGGTAGAGCAGCTGGAGCAGCTCAGCTACCCGCCCACCGCCACAGAAGGCTCCGGGAACGGCAGCACCGATTCCGATTCGGACTGGGGCTCCGATAGCGTCCTTCCGCCGGAGCAGAACCTGTTTTACAGCAGCTCGCTCACCGGGAATGCCGGGATTGAGAACTTTCTCCTTCAGTGCCATAACCTGCAGGCCTTGGCTCTCGCAGACCCTCCTGGACCTGCGCACATTTAGTTGAAATCCAACCAAAGCTGGGTCACTTTGACCATCGAGCTACACAAAACCCCTCTTTTGGAGAATGAAAACGCCACAAGATTCAGGACTTTTAGTAGTCCGTGGAGCTGAATGGAGTCCAATCCGGAACCCCTCAAAGCTTCAGTTCTACCAATGTCCCCCCCATAACGGTTCTGGGGTTAAGTTTGCCGAAGGCACTCAAAGTCCCAATCGGGCGACGCAAATTTCATGGCTCTTTATTTgagcacctaaaaaaaaaaacgtgtcacTGTAAAGTGACAGTAAACAATGTTTTGGGCTCAAAAGCTGCATTTCCACCCTAAGGTAACGTTTCTCCTCGACCCTTGTCCACTAACATTTACTGGAACTCCTGCCAAGTCCTATCCCTCTAAGAAGGGTCCTCTTTTGGCCTGGAAGTAAACTCAGACAAACGTcccgtcatttttattttattttttttaactgaagtAACATTTACATTGTTACACATCTGCAGCACTTCTTCGTAGCTACTTCATCCTTAGAATGAAAATAGGCTTCGCatattgttgctcctctgtccacaTTCAGGAATAGGGAAAAAATGCCATGTTGCTTAAGTTGCTATTCTACTTTATGTTAATAGCATTACATAATTTACCTTGGTGGCCAACAGCTTCCTTCTGCACTGAAGCAACATGGAGATGCATTCTTAACAAAGCAGGCTTgtgcaaatgatttttttttttttgtgcaacagTGAAGCAAGTTTTACACTTCTCAGACACTTCAAGAGTATTAATAGATTTTTTTGTTCGTTATTTTGTGCACTTTAAAAAGGTTCATGTGTAAAGTTAACAGTAGTAGTAATAGTAACAATTTGTGGGCAGGGATTTCTGCCCATCAGTGACCATAAAGCCATTGAAGCACACAAATCGTTTCATTGCAAAGCAGTTGCCATCGAaggtttgttttattctttccaCGTCTTGACACGTGCAAGAAACTCTTACtgcatgtgtttgtttttaaatgagtgTCTAAATATTGGCACTCGCTGTGGTTCGTAAATCCTGATCTTGAGGTGTCCTCGGTGCTTCTTGTTGGAGTCTTAGGGTGGAATCGGAAGTAATTGCATTGATCCTTTGCTGACACCTGCAGGTTAAAGCAGCTGTTGTTGGAGTTGTGTTAGGGTGGATGTTGACCACTGCTTCATTTTGGTACGTTGAAGATGAATATGGGCTGCCGATGAGCCATTTTGTCCCTTGTGAATGTAGCCGCTTAGAAGACTCATTGCAGGCTTAATTTGCGCCATGCGCAGACGTGTAAAAGTCCGTCGCTGAAGTAACATCAACCGTAAGCCTCCTCCAAAATGAACACCTAATTTAATTAAGTGCTTGGTCATCTTCAATTGAAGACATttacttttttgtctttctgaaagtccatttttattttttgcatgtcCAGCTCTTGCGTTTCTGTGCCTTCCGAGCACTTTTTGGTCTCAGGTGTgtgtttcagtttttttttttattatttcttacACCATATGGTATATTTTAGCCATATTATAACTTTGACGTCATAATTATTTCTACTTCTTCAAATCCACCCGCACTTACTTAGACGTCCGTTCGTCACCGCAACACAtgtatattttaaatgttttgtatGTTTCTCTCGAAAAGAATAAAGACAAGTACCACACACGTTGGACTTAAACATTCTTTTtgaagatgaaaaagaaaagaaaaaacttccCAACTTTCATACCAGGTTAATAACAAGCAAACGTGCGTTTCGTTTGCAGTTAGACAGCAACAGGATTGACTGGATCTTAATTATGTGTTCTTTTATTTGGACAAGCTGTAGTTAAAGTCGTTCCAAAGAAAAGCtgcccctccctccttctctctctctctctccctcctgcCTGCTGCAGGCCGGTTGTAGATAAACTATAAACAACTCCACGCCCTCTAGACGGACCACATTCCTGATTAGCCGCAAGCAATTGTTTCCGGGTCATGgagagactttttttctttctcttccctTTCGCCTTGTTCCACTCCcaccccctttttttctttttttccccccgttattttctttctgtgtgctGTATTTAGACAAGTGGTAGAGCAGCTGTGTGCTGACCTAAAAGGAGACTGCAGGATGATGTTAGTAATGCCTCAGTTTTTGTTGTGGTTTGATTTGAAGTCTGAATCATCCGATCTTCTCGCTGAGGCTTGTCCAAACAATAGGAAAGAGGGGAGAAAATGTGGGAAACATTAGCCGCTTTTTCATTGACCACAGGAATTTAGAGCAGGAAGTTTTGGAGAACTGTTTGCACAGCAGAAATTGTTGTCTactcaccaaaaaaaacaaaaacttattgtaatcaaattttttttttttttttttcaaagaaattCCTACAGCAAATGTAGTTTTGGACTTTGACACCTATATCCTCATCGTTGTGTGCAGACATGCCGTCGGACAGCCCCCGTCTGTTCCCCTCGGACGCCGCCGGCCCACTTTGCCTGTCACCCTCCTTCCAGATGTCCACACTGAGCTTACCTGGCCAGGCCGCCACCAACAACGTCTCCTCGCCTCTGCAAAGCCCCGTCCTGAGCGAGGTGGGCAGCAATGCCAGactagaggaggaggaggagggcaggAGGAAGGTATacgcccccccaccaccaccttgCCTCACAGTAcaccccaccccctcccaaTTTATTACAATTTTGTAAAATAGAGGCTAACTATTTGACTTCATCTCAAAATGTACCTTTTTTTAAAGGAGTTCTTAAAGGTTCCACTGTCGTAGCTGCAgcaaaggtgatttttttttttctttttgaaatatgatCTTATTTGGTCTTCAGAGGTATCCCGCTGACAAGGCCTACTTCATTGCCAAAGAGATTTTGACCACAGAGAGAACCTACCTGAAGGACTTGGAAGTCATCACTGTGGTGAGTGGGTGATATGGCCTTAAAGTAAAATCGGAAAATTTCCCCCCTAAAATGTATACATTTAATTTAtggtcttgaaaaaaaaaaccacaacaaaTTCTCATcagttttttctttcctcccaaAAGTAAATGACAACAATTTTTCacgttttttaattttaaatatgGTCCTTCTCTCTGTCCTCACAGTGGTTCCGCAGTGCCGTGATCAAGGAGAACGCCATGCCGGATGGCCTGATGACGCTGCTCTTCTCCAACATCGACCCTATTTACGAGTTCCACCGCGGCTTCCTCAAGGAGCTGGATCAGCGGCTGGCTCTCTGGTGGGTGTCATAAACTAACTTTGTGTTGCACAGCAAAAAAGTTCCCTTATTAAGGAGTGATGTCATTTGGGCGTTGTCAAGTGGTTTGGCTTTGTGAAATGaagacaaaagttttttttttttttttgggggggctggtTGTTTCCCTGCAGGGAAGGCCGCTCAAATGCTCACGTCAAAGGTGACTACCAGAGGATTGGTGATGTGATGCTGAAGAATATGTCCGCTCTCAAAGTGAGAGTCACTCAATTTACTCCTCTCAAATTTTATCGAGAgctattttaagattttttttttttttttaatatcctcaACTGCCTCCTCCAGGGCTTCAGCAGCTACCTGCGGAAGCACGACGAGGTATTAACAGAACTGGAGAAGGCCAGCAAGCGGTTGAAGAAGCTGGAGACGGTTTACAAGGAGTTTGAGCTGCAGAAGGTGTGTTACCTGCCACTCAACACCTTCCTCCTCAAGCCCATCCAGCGCCTCATGCACTACAAGCTCATCCTGGAGCGCCTGTGCAAGCACTACGGGTCCGCCCACCGCCACCACACCGACTGCAAAGGTGAGGCAATTCACAAAAAATATGATCCCTATTCTACTCtatattattaaaagaaaattttaaaaaatgagtgCAGAGGCTCTGAAGGAGGTGGCGGAAATCACAGCACAACTTCAGAGCAGCCTCATCCGCCTGGAGAACTTCCAGAAGCTCACCGAGCTGCAGCGAGACCTCATCGGGATCGACAACTTGACAGCACCCGGGAGGGTGAGTTGGCCTTTTATGTTGGTTTCACATTTAGTGCGGTGTCTCATTGTGTCCGCAAGAGGGCGCCAAATAAAGTGCTCTCCCTGCCTTTCTCTCTGTGAAGGAGTTCATACGGGAGGGCTGCCTGTACAAGCTGACTAAGAAGGGACTGCAGCAAAGAATGTTCTTCCTGGTGAGGAGGAGACATCGACGATTAAATTAATCAAGTGTCAATTACCTTCAAAACCTTTTAGTGAGTCACTTGGAGTGGGTGTGAAAGCATTTGTCTTCATGAATTtactgcctcctggtggccagGTCGCTCACACCAAAAAGAGCCTCAATAAGCATGCAAAGGGTTGAATTCTTAACAGTCTGTTAGAACCcagagttatttttattttttatttttttttgccatctgcCAGTTCTCAGACATGCTCCTCTACACCAGCAAAGGCGTCACGGCAACCAACCAGTTCAAAGTGCACGGACAGCTGCCCCTCCATGGCATGATTGTGAGTGATTTATTAAAAGAGGGGATCGAAGGAAGGTGTGAGTGGCGGGTTCCTGTTAACGTTTGCCTGTCTTTGCTTTTAAACACCGGCCGCAGCTCATAATTCTGGATGCTCCGGTAAGTCTGAGCTGTAGATCAGCTCACTTGGGCACCCGATAAACCTTTTCGTCCTCAGCTTAGTTCCTCACTTCCTAGCAGAGAGCTCACATTATCAATCATGGCGTTTCAAAATAGGGTGTGTGACTTTTGTTTCtacaggtggaggagagtgagaAGGAGTGGACAGTGCCTCACTGCTTCACCATCTACTCTGCAAACAGGACCATTGTGGTAGCAGCCAGGTCAGTGGCATCACCTGCTGTCTCTCCGTGACATCATTTCCTCTTGGTCCAACGCGCAAATccattcatgttttgttttatgttcACGCAGCTCCAAAGTGGAGATGAACAAATGGATCGAAGATCTCAACATGGCCATCGACTCGGCAAAGAAGTCTCAGGAGAAGCCCAGCGTCTTCTTGGACGGAGGCCTCGCCGATCACTCCAATCGTAAGAAAGGGAATGAGTCATGTGACCTGGAGATGGGACACTTTATTAGAACACCGGATGAAACCGCTCAGGGTTACAAATTATGATAGTCTTTGACATGAAGTTCTTTTAAAGAAGTGATTGATTacattgtgcaggtgtacctaatgaagtgtcccgtAAGCATGTTAGCTCCCCATCCTGCCTCAGCTCCCTCACCTCCTTCCAACCCTCCTTTGCTCCTCGCTTCCTTCCCGGCCTCAGGCTCTTCGGACGAGGTTTCTCTGGAGCAGGAGTCCGAAGACGACATGAACTCGTCGCACACGTCTCTGGACAAGCAGACCCACCACCGCGCCAACACCACCATGCACGTGTGCTGGCACCGCAACACCAGCGTGTCCATGTCAGACCATAGCCTGGCTGTGGAGGTACGGGCGCCGCCGGACCCCGACCACCTACGGTCAAATGGCAGGCGTGAACACGTTGGAACCCAACGGGTCGTTTTTCATGTCGCCAAAGCGGGCTCGCCCACGTTCTGATGGATGACGTCTCTTCTGTTACTTTGGAGCACTTTGTCTCTACCGTAACGTGTCCATTGTAACTCACTCACTTCTCCTCTCCATTGTAACACGCCATTTCGTCCTCTCCCGTGTAATTCCTCATCTCCAATGTGACATGAAATTCCTCTTCTTTTCCCGTGTCATCCACACTTCCTCTCCCTGTCCAATTTAACATTCCAACTCTTCCTCTAGCACTTCTATGTAACAC includes the following:
- the farp2 gene encoding FERM, ARHGEF and pleckstrin domain-containing protein 2 isoform X1 is translated as MGDIEGSYRVLQTPGTRLGAQFNAGISTLEPGQSLSTNVVVVGGSPTAKGLGRGLQVRVQGLDESQEFFDLDPRALGQDLLSEVFLRGNLIESDYFGLEFQNMQMSWFWLEPTKLIVKQVRRPANSLFRLAVKFFPPDPGQLQEEFTRYLFSLQMKRDLMEGRLICTENTGALIASHLVQSEIGDYDAAADRDFLMNNKLLPYQEKVLEAIVDFHRRHFGQTPAESDFQILEIARKLEMYGVRFHPAADREGTKINLAVAHMGLQVFQGHTKINTFNWSKIRKLSFKRKRFLIKLHPEVHGPHQDTLEFMMGSRDQCKVFWKICVEYHSFFRLFDQPQPKPKTLLFTRGSSFRYSGRTQKQLVEYVRENGAKRTPYQRRNSRVQTSSRSLTIDVPKQSLSFNERLRTPCSPPSSSLSFHSPHVTGPRKDHHLAQQQPPSPAMPSSPASPQQPPHIPPKEGVVNGANSPTHCSFPDMPSDSPRLFPSDAAGPLCLSPSFQMSTLSLPGQAATNNVSSPLQSPVLSEVGSNARLEEEEEGRRKRYPADKAYFIAKEILTTERTYLKDLEVITVWFRSAVIKENAMPDGLMTLLFSNIDPIYEFHRGFLKELDQRLALWEGRSNAHVKGDYQRIGDVMLKNMSALKGFSSYLRKHDEVLTELEKASKRLKKLETVYKEFELQKVCYLPLNTFLLKPIQRLMHYKLILERLCKHYGSAHRHHTDCKEALKEVAEITAQLQSSLIRLENFQKLTELQRDLIGIDNLTAPGREFIREGCLYKLTKKGLQQRMFFLFSDMLLYTSKGVTATNQFKVHGQLPLHGMIVEESEKEWTVPHCFTIYSANRTIVVAASSKVEMNKWIEDLNMAIDSAKKSQEKPSVFLDGGLADHSNRSSDEVSLEQESEDDMNSSHTSLDKQTHHRANTTMHVCWHRNTSVSMSDHSLAVENQLSGYLLRKFKNSNGWQKLWVVFTNFCLFFYKTHQDDFPLASLPLLGYTVSTPEEADAIHKDYVFKLQFKSHVYFFRAESEYTFERWMEVIKSAASATGRVSLLVPAKGDGEEDLSAKMNGS
- the farp2 gene encoding FERM, ARHGEF and pleckstrin domain-containing protein 2 isoform X2 — encoded protein: MGDIEGSYRVLQTPGTRLGAQFNAGISTLEPGQSLSTNVVVVGGSPTAKGLGRGLQVRVQGLDESQEFFDLDPRALGQDLLSEVFLRGNLIESDYFGLEFQNMQMSWFWLEPTKLIVKQVRRPANSLFRLAVKFFPPDPGQLQEEFTRYLFSLQMKRDLMEGRLICTENTGALIASHLVQSEIGDYDAAADRDFLMNNKLLPYQEKVLEAIVDFHRRHFGQTPAESDFQILEIARKLEMYGVRFHPAADREGTKINLAVAHMGLQVFQGHTKINTFNWSKIRKLSFKRKRFLIKLHPEVHGPHQDTLEFMMGSRDQCKVFWKICVEYHSFFRLFDQPQPKPKTLLFTRGSSFRYSGRTQKQLVEYVRENGAKRTPYQRRNSRVQTSSRSLTIDVPKQSLSFNERLRTPCSPPSSSLSFHSPHVTGPRKDHHLAQQQPPSPAMPSSPASPQQPPHIPPKEGVVNGANSPTHCSFPDMPSDSPRLFPSDAAGPLCLSPSFQMSTLSLPGQAATNNVSSPLQSPVLSERYPADKAYFIAKEILTTERTYLKDLEVITVWFRSAVIKENAMPDGLMTLLFSNIDPIYEFHRGFLKELDQRLALWEGRSNAHVKGDYQRIGDVMLKNMSALKGFSSYLRKHDEVLTELEKASKRLKKLETVYKEFELQKVCYLPLNTFLLKPIQRLMHYKLILERLCKHYGSAHRHHTDCKEALKEVAEITAQLQSSLIRLENFQKLTELQRDLIGIDNLTAPGREFIREGCLYKLTKKGLQQRMFFLFSDMLLYTSKGVTATNQFKVHGQLPLHGMIVEESEKEWTVPHCFTIYSANRTIVVAASSKVEMNKWIEDLNMAIDSAKKSQEKPSVFLDGGLADHSNRSSDEVSLEQESEDDMNSSHTSLDKQTHHRANTTMHVCWHRNTSVSMSDHSLAVENQLSGYLLRKFKNSNGWQKLWVVFTNFCLFFYKTHQDDFPLASLPLLGYTVSTPEEADAIHKDYVFKLQFKSHVYFFRAESEYTFERWMEVIKSAASATGRVSLLVPAKGDGEEDLSAKMNGS